One part of the Lycium ferocissimum isolate CSIRO_LF1 chromosome 8, AGI_CSIRO_Lferr_CH_V1, whole genome shotgun sequence genome encodes these proteins:
- the LOC132066688 gene encoding uncharacterized protein LOC132066688 — MKRKKVVQHEAGEEEEFDPAMKQDVKFFVQYPPSHAIRYASYMNPKVKKELKDKLTDRQFELFSETIFGKYLDMQHCEVQPQMFRCFMVRELEKSTPTALLLMLMVSN, encoded by the exons ATGAAGAGGAAAAAAGTCGTACAACATGAAGCAGGAGAAGAGGAAGAGTTTGACCCAGCGATGAAGCAG GATGTTAAATTCTTTGTACAATATCCGCCCAGTCATGCAATACGATATGCTTCTTACATGAACCCGAAAGTtaaaaaagaattgaaggacAAGCTTACGGATAGACAGTTTGAACTCTTTTCCGAGACTATATTTGGGAAATACCTCGACATGCAGCATTGTGAAGTTCAACCACAGATGTTCAGGTGTTTTATGGTTAGAGAGCTGGAAAAAAGTACCCCTACTGCTTTGTTATTGATGTTAATGGTTTCGAATTGA